Part of the Oscillibacter hominis genome is shown below.
CCAGCCCGCCGCCGGAATAGCCGCAGGTCAGCACGATGCCGTTGCCCACGCCGCCCAAGATGCCGCCCAGCAGGCAGGAGGTCAGCTTATCGTAGATCACCGGGGTCTCCGGCACCGGAATGACCGCGTAGAAGAGGGAGTAGGCCAGGGTGCAGATCAGGGTATTCACCGCCATCTCCTTGCCAAGGCTCTTGAAAGCCAGGAGCAAAATGGGGATGTTGGCCAGGAAATAGAGGATGCCGGCCAGGTCGCCGCCGGACAGTGAAACGCCTAAGCCCTCCTGCAGCAGCGTCCGGATCACCTGGCACAGCCCCAATAGGCCGCCTGTATAAAATCCATGGGGCACGATAAAAATATTGACCGCAAGCGATGCCACGACTGCGCCGCAAAGGGCCACCACGAGACGCAGCCAGCGATTGTGCATTGCACGATAAGCCAAGGCGGAGTCACCTCTTCTCTGGAACGTTCTAATGCGAATTATATGGGAACTTTCCAGAAAGTCAAGGGAAATCTGTAATTTGCAGACGCTGCAGTTCAAAGCCCGTATCGCAGGCAGCGGTACAGCCGCTTTTTGGCCCGGCAGATGGTCCGGGAAACCGTGGAGGTCACCACCCCCAGCTCCGCCGCAATCTCCGGCATGGTCTTTCCCTCGTCGTAGTACATGGCCAGCATCTGCCGCTGCCTGGGCGTCAGCTCCTGCTCCCTGGCCCGGCGGAGGTTCCGGCGCAGGCGGCTCAGCTGTTCTTCATTGTCCTCCTGCACGCTGCGCAGCCACACGCTCATATCGCCGGCAATCCCGCCGGCCCTGGAATCATAGGGTGTACTTTTCATTTCGATAGTAGCTCCTATCGTAGTAATGCGCCGTCAGCAGCGCCAGATCCCTGGCCTCCTGCAGCAGCGGCATCAGGTCCGTGATGCGCCGCTTCAGCCGCCAGCATTCCTCCGGATCCTCTTCCTGCACCAGCTGCACCCGCAGCTCCCGGATGCGCGCTCGGATGGCTGCCTCACTGTCCCGGTAGGATACGGACAGTTCCAAAAGCGTCATATCCTCTTCTCCCCTCCCCGAACCAGGCGGAACGGAGAAAACACCTCCCTGGCAAAGCCAGGAAAGCAGTCCTCGCAAATTTTACCGCCGTTGATGTACCAATACTGTTCCCCGCCGCCGATCTCCCGGCCGCAACGGCTGCAGACCGGGCCGCCGCATCGCAGGGCATAGCGCGGATACCGCAAATTAACCCCTCCAAATCTGAAAAAATCGTATTGACAAAACCGTCAGTTTCTGTTAAGATAATCCATGCTGTTGGAAATGCTGGTGTAGCTCAGCTGGTAGAGCAGCTGATTTGTAATCAGCAGGTCGGGGGTTCGAATCCGTCCACCAGCTCCAGTATTTTGAATATGGGGGAATTCCCGAGTGGCCAAAGGGGACAGACTGTAAATCTGCTGGCTTCGCCTTCGGTGGTTCGAATCCACCTTCCCCCACCAAAGTCCGCTGTGCCCGTCGGTGCAGCGGACTTTTTTGGACTTTTCTGCATGTTTAACCAGATAAAGTGTTTTGTTTGATGCATAATAACAAGAATCTTGTTTATACTGTAAGCATACCACACTTGTCCTGTGTTGTCAATCCCATTTTACAAGAATCTTGTTTTACGGAATTGACAACGTTACCTTTTCAGGTTAAGATAACAATGGCTACACAAGGAGGGGAGGATTTGCATGAATTTTGGTGAACGGCTGCGGGCCCGGCGGGAAGCGCTGCAGATGTCCCGAGACGGGTTAGCCGAGCTCTTAGGCGTATCCCGCTCTGCCATCGGAAATTACGAGACCGGAGTCAGCTTTCCAAAGGAAGAGGTCATGCTGAAGCTGTTTGACAGCTTGCATGTGGACGCCAACTATCTCTTTCAGGACAGCTTTTCCGCTCCGGAAACGGGATTTACCCACGCCGAACGCACCCTGCTGGAAAAATACAGGAGCCTCCCCCAGGTGGGCCGCCGGACGGTCCAGTCTGTGGTCAGTGCCCTGTGTGTCTATCGGGATGAGCTGGAGCAGGAACAGCCGGAGCCGGAGCTGCGTCAGATCCCGCTGTATTGCAGCCCTGCCGCCGCCGGCTATGCGGCGCCCGTCTTTGGGGAGGACTATGATCTGATCCCGGTGACGGAGGAGGTCCCTAAGGGCGCGGAGTACGCCATCCGGATCCAGGGTGACTCCATGACGCCCCAGATTGCGGACGGCTCGGTGGTCTATATCAACCGGGACCCCATTTCCAACGGAGACATCGGCATCTTCTGCGTGGATGGCGACATGCTGTGCAAGCAGTATTGCCGGGACGAGCGGCTGGGGATTGTATACCTATTTTCCCTCAACCGCCGCCGCTCCGACGCAGACGTTGTGCTGACCGCAAGCAGCGGCCGGACCCTGGTCTGTTTCGGACGCGTTATGATACACGCCTGCCCCCTGCCGGGACTGGACTAAAGGAACCAAAAAGAGTGCGCCGTAATCATACGGCGCACTCTTTTTTCAAACGTTCTAACGGGAGCTTTCTACCATGTACCGGCGCAGCTCGTCAAATCCGCCGTGGGGGTAGGCGGACAGATCCGCTCCTTGTTTGTTGATGAGGCAGTCGGTCAGCAGGAAGACCTCCATCCCCACCGCGCGGGCCACCATATCCTCCTCCACGTCATTTCCCACCATCAGGCACTCTCCGGGCTCACAGCGTAGCCTCTCCGCAATGTCCCGGTAGTAGGCCGGGTTGGGCTTGCAGTAGCCTGTATTTTCATAGGTGGTGTAGAGCGCAAAGTCCTGCGGCTCCAAACCTGCCCACCGGATCCTGCTCTCCGTGGCCACGGATGGGAAGATGGGGTTGGTTGCCAGCACAAGGCGATAGCCCCGGCCCTTCAGCTCCTCCACCGTCCGCTTGGCCTCCGGGTTGAAGCCGCAGACCTCCGCCACCTGCTGGAATTCCCGGCGGTAATACTCGTCAAATAGTGGGTAATCCCTTAGAACCCTCTCCCCAAAAATGCCGCGGAAGCACTTCCAAAAGGCCTCCTCATTGGTGCAGCTCCCGTCGTTTCGCACCATGGCCGCGGTGCCGGCCCAGATTCCGTCGATCAGCGCGTTCGGCTCATAGCCGTGAGGTGCCAGCTTGACGGCCAGCCGCTTGAAGTACGCCTTGGTAAACAGGTCCTGGTCCATGGGCAGCAGCGTGCCGTCCAGGTCGAATAAAATGGTTTTGATCATGGATATCCTCTCTCTATATGATTATACAATAAATCCGCCGTCGGCGGTGATGACCTGTCCCGTGATAAAGGACGCTTCATCGGAGGCCAGGAAGGCCACCAAACCGGCGATATCCGCCGGCGTGCCCAGGCGGCCCAGGGGAGTTTGTGCGGCCAGGTCCCGGCGGGTCTCCTCCGGCAGCACAGACAGCATGTCCGTGTCGATGACGCCGGGCGCCACGCAGTTGACCCGGATGTGGGAGGGGCCCAACTCCATGGCAAGGGAACGGGTCAGGCCGATGACGGCGGCCTTT
Proteins encoded:
- a CDS encoding sigma-70 family RNA polymerase sigma factor; translation: MKSTPYDSRAGGIAGDMSVWLRSVQEDNEEQLSRLRRNLRRAREQELTPRQRQMLAMYYDEGKTMPEIAAELGVVTSTVSRTICRAKKRLYRCLRYGL
- a CDS encoding XRE family transcriptional regulator, translating into MNFGERLRARREALQMSRDGLAELLGVSRSAIGNYETGVSFPKEEVMLKLFDSLHVDANYLFQDSFSAPETGFTHAERTLLEKYRSLPQVGRRTVQSVVSALCVYRDELEQEQPEPELRQIPLYCSPAAAGYAAPVFGEDYDLIPVTEEVPKGAEYAIRIQGDSMTPQIADGSVVYINRDPISNGDIGIFCVDGDMLCKQYCRDERLGIVYLFSLNRRRSDADVVLTASSGRTLVCFGRVMIHACPLPGLD
- a CDS encoding HAD family hydrolase produces the protein MIKTILFDLDGTLLPMDQDLFTKAYFKRLAVKLAPHGYEPNALIDGIWAGTAAMVRNDGSCTNEEAFWKCFRGIFGERVLRDYPLFDEYYRREFQQVAEVCGFNPEAKRTVEELKGRGYRLVLATNPIFPSVATESRIRWAGLEPQDFALYTTYENTGYCKPNPAYYRDIAERLRCEPGECLMVGNDVEEDMVARAVGMEVFLLTDCLINKQGADLSAYPHGGFDELRRYMVESSR